From one Paenibacillus sp. FSL K6-1330 genomic stretch:
- the rpsG gene encoding 30S ribosomal protein S7, translating to MPRKGPVTKRDVLPDPVYNSKLVTRLINRIMLDGKRGVAQSILYNSFNIIKERTGNDPMEVFEAAIKNIMPVLEVKARRVGGANYQVPIEVKPERRTSLGLRWLVNYSRNRGEKTMEERLAAEIIDASNNTGASVKKREDTHKMAEANKAFAHYRW from the coding sequence ATGCCACGCAAAGGTCCAGTAACTAAAAGAGACGTGCTGCCAGATCCAGTGTATAACAGCAAGCTGGTAACTCGTCTGATCAACCGCATCATGTTGGATGGTAAAAGAGGTGTTGCTCAAAGCATCCTTTACAATTCGTTCAACATCATCAAGGAACGTACTGGTAATGATCCGATGGAAGTGTTTGAAGCAGCTATCAAGAACATCATGCCAGTATTGGAAGTTAAAGCTCGTCGTGTCGGCGGTGCTAACTACCAGGTTCCAATCGAAGTTAAACCAGAGAGACGTACATCCCTTGGATTACGTTGGCTCGTAAACTACTCCCGCAACCGCGGCGAGAAAACCATGGAAGAGCGTTTGGCGGCTGAGATCATCGATGCTTCCAACAACACAGGCGCTTCCGTTAAGAAACGCGAAGATACACACAAAATGGCTGAAGCGAACAAAGCGTTTGCTCACTACCGTTGGTAG
- the tuf gene encoding elongation factor Tu: MAKAKYERTKPHVNIGTIGHVDHGKTTLTAAITSVLSKTYGGAAMSFDQIDKAPEERERGITISTSHVEYETDARHYAHVDCPGHADYVKNMITGAAQMDGAILVVSAADGPMPQTREHILLSRQVGVPYIVVFLNKCDMVEDEELLELVEMEVRDLLNEYDFPGDDTPITRGSAREALQNPDGEWAQKIVEMFKTIDEYIPLPERDTDKPFLMPVEDVFSITGRGTVATGRVERGTIKVGDEIEIVGIAEETKKSVVTGVEMFRKLLDSAQAGDNIGALLRGVERTQIERGQVLAKPASVKPHTEFTAQVYVLSKEEGGRHKPFFTGYRPQFYFRTTDVTGVINLPEGSEMVMPGDNITVTVNLINPIAIEEGTKFSIREGGRTVGAGSVASIIK; encoded by the coding sequence ATGGCAAAGGCTAAATACGAACGTACGAAACCCCATGTTAACATCGGTACTATCGGTCACGTTGACCATGGTAAAACAACTTTGACAGCTGCAATCACATCTGTATTGTCCAAAACTTACGGTGGTGCTGCAATGTCTTTCGATCAAATCGACAAAGCTCCAGAAGAGCGCGAACGCGGTATCACAATCTCTACTTCCCACGTAGAGTATGAAACTGACGCTCGTCACTATGCGCACGTTGACTGCCCAGGTCACGCTGACTATGTTAAAAACATGATCACTGGTGCAGCTCAAATGGACGGAGCAATCCTGGTTGTATCCGCAGCTGACGGCCCAATGCCGCAAACTCGCGAGCACATCCTGTTGTCCCGCCAAGTAGGCGTTCCTTACATCGTTGTATTCTTGAACAAATGCGACATGGTTGAAGACGAAGAGCTCTTGGAATTGGTTGAGATGGAAGTTCGCGACCTGCTGAACGAGTATGACTTCCCAGGCGACGACACTCCGATCACTCGTGGTTCCGCTCGTGAAGCTCTGCAAAACCCAGATGGCGAATGGGCACAAAAAATCGTTGAAATGTTCAAAACAATCGACGAGTACATCCCATTGCCTGAGCGCGACACTGACAAGCCTTTCTTGATGCCTGTCGAGGACGTATTCTCCATCACTGGTCGTGGTACCGTTGCTACAGGTCGTGTAGAGCGTGGTACGATCAAAGTTGGTGACGAGATCGAAATTGTTGGTATCGCTGAAGAAACTAAGAAATCCGTTGTTACGGGCGTTGAGATGTTCCGTAAATTGCTGGATTCCGCACAAGCTGGTGACAACATCGGTGCATTGCTTCGTGGTGTTGAGCGTACTCAAATCGAGCGCGGTCAAGTACTTGCTAAGCCTGCTTCCGTTAAACCACACACAGAGTTCACAGCTCAAGTATACGTACTGAGCAAAGAAGAAGGCGGACGTCATAAGCCTTTCTTCACTGGCTACCGTCCACAGTTCTACTTCCGTACTACGGACGTAACTGGTGTGATCAACTTGCCAGAGGGTTCTGAAATGGTTATGCCTGGTGATAACATCACTGTAACGGTTAACCTGATCAACCCAATCGCGATTGAAGAAGGAACTAAGTTCTCCATTCGTGAAGGCGGCCGTACCGTAGGTGCTGGTTCCGTTGCTTCCATCATTAAATAA
- the rpsL gene encoding 30S ribosomal protein S12: MPTINQLVRKGRQAKVYKSKSPALQKGFNALKREETDLSAPQKRGVCTRVGTMTPKKPNSALRKYARVRLTNRIEVTAYIPGIGHNLQEHSVVLVRGGRVKDLPGVRYHIVRGALDTAGVNNRMQARSKYGTKRPKAKS, translated from the coding sequence ATGCCAACAATTAACCAACTGGTTCGCAAGGGCCGTCAAGCTAAAGTTTACAAATCGAAATCTCCAGCTCTTCAAAAAGGTTTTAACGCTTTGAAACGTGAGGAGACCGACTTGAGCGCTCCGCAAAAACGCGGTGTATGCACTCGTGTAGGCACAATGACGCCGAAAAAACCGAACTCCGCACTTCGTAAATATGCTCGTGTTCGCTTGACGAACCGCATTGAGGTGACGGCTTACATTCCGGGTATCGGACATAACTTGCAAGAGCACAGTGTTGTATTGGTTCGCGGTGGACGGGTAAAAGACCTTCCGGGTGTACGTTACCATATCGTTCGCGGCGCACTTGATACCGCTGGTGTAAACAACCGGATGCAAGCTCGTTCCAAATACGGCACGAAGCGTCCTAAAGCAAAAAGCTAA
- a CDS encoding ribosomal L7Ae/L30e/S12e/Gadd45 family protein has protein sequence MSNDKGLQDAHIKIGTKQTMKAVESGLAAEVYVAEDCDQRLISKVVSECDKNGVHINYVPTMIELGEACGIEVGAAMVAVLKS, from the coding sequence GTGTCTAATGATAAAGGATTACAGGATGCACACATCAAGATTGGCACCAAACAAACGATGAAGGCCGTTGAATCCGGTTTGGCTGCAGAGGTTTATGTGGCTGAAGATTGCGACCAACGTTTGATTTCAAAAGTCGTATCCGAGTGTGATAAGAATGGTGTGCATATCAACTATGTACCCACGATGATAGAGCTTGGAGAAGCATGCGGTATTGAAGTTGGTGCAGCTATGGTAGCTGTCTTGAAATCATGA
- the rpoC gene encoding DNA-directed RNA polymerase subunit beta', whose protein sequence is MLDVNNFEYMKIGLASPEKIRSWSRGEVKKPETINYRTLKPEKEGLFCERIFGPQKDWECHCGKYKRVRYKGVVCDRCGVEVTRAKVRRERMGHIELAAPVSHIWYFKGIPSRMGLALDMSPRSLEEIIYFASYVVTDPGDTPLEKKQLLSEKEYRSYREKYGYGFQAGMGAEAVKKLLQDIDVDKELEFLKEELRTAQGQRRNRAIKRLEVIEAFRNSGNNPEWMIMDVLPVIPPELRPMVQLDGGRFATSDLNDLYRRVINRNNRLKRLLDLGAPDIIVQNEKRMLQEAVDALIDNGRRGRPVTGPGNRPLKSLSHMLKGKQGRFRQNLLGKRVDYSGRSVIVVGPYLKMYQCGLPKKMALELFKPFVMKELVNKGLAHNIKSAKRKVERVSPEVWDVLEEVIKEHPVLLNRAPTLHRLGIQAFEPILVEGHAIRLHPLVCTAYNADFDGDQMAVHVPLSAEAQAEARLLMLASGNILNPKDGKPVVTPSQDMVLGSFYLTMDNKEEKGTGMILGSVNEAVSAYQREAAGLHARVAIPVKALGKTCFTEKQQNAMLVTTIGRIIFNEIFPASFPYINEATRTNLLQGTPEKYFVYEKGADIQKVIQELPISGAVGKEYLGSIIARCFETYHTTETSVILDKIKQIGFTYSTRAGVTVAVSDVIVPDEKNEILKESDEKVKVVTNQYRRGLITNEERYDRVIDIWSKTKDDITDVLMKSMDRFNSIMLMVDSKARGNKSQITQLGGMRGLMANPSGRIIELPIKSNFREGLTVLEYFLSTHGARKGLADTALRTADSGYLTRRLVDVAQDVIVREDECSTDKGFTVSRIQDGKEVIEDLYDRIEGRYAFETVRHPETKEIIVNRNELIDSDKAEEIVAAGVEKLQIRSILSCRARYGVCKKCYGRNLATGKHVEIGEAVGIIAAQSIGEPGTQLTMRTFHTGGVAGDDITQGLPRIQELFEARNPKGQATISEIDGVVKEIRETKDRREIEIQGEAETKVYAVTYGSRLRVSEGKHIEAGDELTDGSIDPKEMLRIKGIRGVQNYILQEVQRVYRNQGVEINDKHVEVMIRQMLRKFRIVDAGDTNLLPGSFVDMHEYETANKDAILSGKEPAVAKPVLLGITKASLETDSFLSAASFQETTRVLTDAAIKGKVDQLLGLKENVIIGKLIPAGTGMNRYRSVKFAGQNDVNDESQELETASID, encoded by the coding sequence TTGTTGGACGTTAACAATTTTGAGTACATGAAAATCGGTCTTGCTTCACCGGAAAAAATTCGCTCTTGGTCTCGCGGAGAGGTGAAGAAGCCTGAAACGATTAACTACCGTACATTGAAGCCGGAGAAAGAAGGCCTGTTCTGTGAGCGGATTTTCGGTCCGCAGAAGGACTGGGAATGTCATTGCGGTAAGTATAAGCGTGTCCGTTATAAGGGAGTAGTCTGCGATCGCTGTGGCGTTGAAGTAACACGCGCTAAAGTCCGTCGTGAACGGATGGGCCATATCGAGCTTGCGGCTCCTGTATCGCATATTTGGTATTTCAAAGGGATTCCAAGCCGTATGGGTCTGGCTCTGGATATGTCCCCAAGATCTCTTGAGGAGATCATTTACTTCGCATCTTATGTTGTAACCGATCCAGGAGATACACCGCTGGAGAAGAAGCAGCTGTTGTCCGAGAAGGAATACCGCAGCTACAGAGAAAAGTACGGCTACGGATTCCAAGCAGGCATGGGTGCTGAAGCGGTTAAGAAGCTTCTTCAAGACATCGATGTTGACAAAGAGCTTGAGTTCCTTAAAGAAGAACTGCGCACTGCACAGGGTCAACGCCGCAACCGGGCCATCAAACGCCTGGAAGTGATTGAGGCGTTCCGTAACTCCGGCAACAATCCGGAGTGGATGATCATGGATGTGCTGCCAGTCATTCCACCGGAGCTTCGTCCGATGGTTCAACTTGATGGTGGACGCTTTGCGACCTCCGACTTGAACGATCTGTACCGTCGCGTTATTAACCGGAACAACCGTCTAAAAAGATTGCTGGATCTCGGTGCGCCGGATATTATCGTACAGAACGAGAAGCGCATGCTGCAGGAAGCTGTCGATGCACTGATCGATAACGGCCGTCGCGGTCGTCCGGTCACAGGTCCTGGTAACCGTCCGCTTAAATCCCTCAGCCACATGCTGAAAGGTAAACAAGGACGTTTCCGTCAGAACTTGCTCGGTAAACGGGTTGACTATTCTGGTCGTTCCGTTATCGTTGTAGGTCCTTACCTGAAAATGTACCAATGCGGTCTGCCTAAGAAAATGGCGCTTGAGCTCTTCAAGCCGTTCGTTATGAAAGAATTGGTCAACAAAGGCCTTGCACATAATATCAAGAGTGCGAAGCGCAAAGTAGAACGTGTAAGTCCAGAAGTATGGGATGTGCTCGAAGAGGTTATTAAAGAGCATCCGGTTCTTCTGAACCGTGCACCGACGCTTCACAGACTCGGTATCCAAGCATTTGAACCGATTCTGGTTGAGGGCCATGCGATCCGTCTTCATCCGCTCGTATGTACAGCATATAACGCTGACTTTGACGGTGACCAAATGGCGGTTCACGTTCCTTTGTCTGCCGAAGCTCAAGCTGAAGCGCGTCTTTTGATGCTGGCATCGGGTAACATTCTGAACCCGAAAGACGGTAAGCCAGTTGTTACGCCTTCTCAGGATATGGTACTGGGTTCCTTCTATCTCACGATGGATAACAAGGAAGAGAAAGGTACCGGCATGATTCTGGGCAGCGTGAACGAAGCGGTTTCCGCTTATCAGCGTGAAGCAGCTGGTCTGCATGCACGCGTAGCGATTCCGGTTAAAGCCCTGGGCAAAACATGCTTTACGGAAAAACAGCAGAATGCGATGTTGGTTACGACGATCGGCCGGATTATCTTTAACGAGATTTTCCCTGCCAGCTTCCCTTATATCAATGAAGCGACTCGTACGAACCTGCTGCAAGGTACGCCTGAGAAGTATTTCGTATATGAGAAGGGTGCAGATATTCAAAAAGTGATCCAAGAACTGCCAATCAGCGGTGCTGTTGGTAAGGAATATCTGGGTTCCATCATTGCACGCTGCTTTGAAACGTACCATACAACCGAAACCTCTGTGATTTTGGATAAAATCAAGCAGATCGGTTTCACATACTCTACTCGTGCAGGCGTAACCGTTGCGGTATCCGACGTTATCGTACCTGACGAGAAGAATGAAATTCTGAAAGAGTCCGACGAGAAGGTTAAAGTGGTAACGAACCAATATCGCCGCGGCTTGATTACGAATGAAGAACGTTATGACCGTGTTATCGATATCTGGTCCAAGACCAAAGACGATATTACGGATGTACTCATGAAATCGATGGACCGCTTTAACTCCATCATGCTCATGGTGGATTCCAAAGCGCGGGGTAACAAATCGCAGATCACTCAGCTCGGTGGTATGCGGGGTCTGATGGCGAACCCGTCGGGTCGTATCATCGAACTCCCAATCAAATCGAACTTCCGTGAAGGACTGACGGTACTCGAGTACTTCCTGTCCACGCACGGTGCGCGTAAAGGTCTTGCCGATACAGCACTTCGTACCGCTGACTCCGGTTACTTGACTCGTCGACTTGTTGACGTGGCCCAGGATGTTATCGTTCGCGAAGATGAGTGCAGCACGGATAAAGGCTTTACGGTTAGCCGTATTCAGGACGGTAAAGAAGTTATCGAGGATCTCTATGACCGTATTGAGGGACGTTATGCCTTTGAAACCGTTCGTCATCCGGAAACGAAAGAGATCATCGTGAATCGCAACGAATTGATTGATTCCGACAAAGCTGAGGAAATCGTAGCAGCTGGTGTTGAGAAACTGCAAATTCGTTCCATCTTGAGCTGCCGTGCACGTTATGGCGTCTGCAAAAAATGTTATGGTCGTAACCTGGCTACTGGTAAGCATGTTGAGATTGGTGAAGCGGTTGGTATTATCGCAGCTCAATCCATCGGCGAACCGGGAACACAGCTCACGATGCGTACGTTCCACACAGGCGGCGTTGCCGGTGATGATATTACACAAGGTCTTCCGCGTATCCAGGAGCTCTTTGAAGCCCGTAATCCTAAAGGTCAAGCGACCATTAGTGAGATTGATGGTGTGGTTAAAGAAATCCGCGAAACGAAGGACCGTCGTGAAATCGAAATTCAAGGTGAAGCTGAAACTAAGGTTTACGCAGTTACCTACGGTTCCCGTCTGCGCGTAAGCGAAGGCAAGCACATTGAAGCCGGGGATGAACTGACCGATGGTTCCATTGATCCGAAGGAAATGCTTCGCATCAAAGGTATCCGTGGTGTGCAGAACTACATCCTTCAGGAAGTACAACGCGTATACCGTAACCAAGGCGTAGAAATTAACGATAAGCACGTTGAAGTTATGATCAGACAGATGCTGCGTAAATTCCGTATCGTTGATGCGGGAGATACGAACCTGTTGCCAGGCTCCTTCGTGGATATGCATGAATACGAGACAGCCAATAAAGACGCTATTCTCTCCGGGAAAGAACCAGCAGTTGCCAAACCGGTTCTCCTCGGGATTACAAAAGCATCTCTCGAAACCGATTCGTTCTTGTCAGCGGCCTCCTTCCAGGAGACAACTCGCGTGTTGACTGACGCTGCAATCAAAGGTAAAGTCGATCAACTGCTTGGTCTGAAAGAGAATGTTATCATTGGTAAACTGATCCCTGCGGGAACGGGTATGAACCGTTATCGCAGCGTGAAGTTCGCGGGACAAAACGATGTGAATGACGAAAGTCAGGAACTCGAAACAGCTTCTATAGATTAA
- the fusA gene encoding elongation factor G, whose translation MATREFSLKNTRNIGIMAHIDAGKTTTTERILFYTGRTHKIGETHEGSATMDWMEQEQERGITITSAATTASWKGHRVNIIDTPGHVDFTVEVERSLRVLDGAVGVFSAKEGVEPQSETVWRQADRYGVPRIAYVNKMDIIGADYLNVVKDMRERLQANAVAIQLPIGAENDFIGIIDVIEEKAFMYKDDLGQNIEETEIPAEFKDQVEELRNELVEKVAELDEDLTMKYLEGEEITIAELKAALRKGVVEVKIFPVICGSSYRNKGVQLMLDAVIDYLPAPTDVPDIKGTHEDGTEAIRHSSDEEPFSALAFKIATDPYVGKLTFFRVYSGVLQSGSYVLNATKGKRERIGRILQMHANSRQEISEVFAGDIAAAVGLKDTGTGDTLCDEKDPVILESMNFPDPVIEIAVEPKTKADQDKLGVALGKLTEEDPTLRAHTDEETGQTILAGMGELHLDIIIDRMRREFKVETNVGKPQVAYRETFRQPARVEGKFVRQSGGRGQYGHVWVEFEPLEAGSGNQFESKVVGGSVPREYIGPAQQGIEEQMKNGVLAGFPLVDVKATIVDGSYHDVDSNEMAFKIAGSMALKAAKDKCKPVLLEPIMKVEVTVPEEYMGDVMGMLNSRRGRIEGMDSRGGTQIIRAKVPLSEMFGYSTTLRSGTQGRGVFSMEISHYEEVPKNISDEIVSKIKGGE comes from the coding sequence ATGGCGACAAGAGAGTTCTCCTTGAAAAATACACGTAATATCGGGATCATGGCGCATATTGATGCTGGTAAAACGACCACAACAGAGCGGATTTTGTTCTACACAGGCCGTACTCATAAAATCGGTGAAACCCATGAGGGTTCCGCTACTATGGACTGGATGGAGCAAGAGCAGGAGCGCGGAATTACCATTACTTCCGCCGCGACTACCGCTTCTTGGAAGGGTCACCGCGTTAATATTATCGACACCCCGGGGCACGTTGACTTCACAGTAGAAGTTGAACGTTCCCTTCGTGTATTGGATGGGGCAGTAGGTGTATTCAGTGCGAAAGAGGGCGTAGAACCTCAGTCGGAGACGGTTTGGAGACAAGCAGACCGTTACGGTGTACCGCGGATCGCATACGTAAACAAAATGGATATTATCGGTGCCGACTACTTGAACGTAGTTAAAGATATGAGAGAGCGTCTGCAAGCGAACGCGGTAGCGATTCAGCTTCCGATCGGTGCAGAGAATGATTTCATTGGCATCATCGATGTTATCGAGGAAAAAGCCTTTATGTATAAGGATGACCTTGGTCAAAACATCGAAGAAACCGAAATTCCAGCAGAATTCAAGGATCAAGTGGAAGAGCTTCGCAACGAGCTTGTTGAGAAGGTAGCAGAACTTGACGAAGACTTGACAATGAAATATCTTGAAGGTGAAGAAATCACCATAGCTGAGTTGAAAGCTGCTCTGCGTAAAGGTGTTGTCGAAGTTAAGATCTTCCCAGTTATCTGTGGATCTTCTTACCGTAACAAAGGCGTTCAGTTGATGCTTGATGCCGTAATCGATTATTTGCCGGCTCCAACTGATGTTCCAGACATCAAGGGTACCCATGAAGATGGAACTGAAGCTATCCGGCATTCTTCCGATGAAGAGCCGTTCTCGGCTTTGGCATTCAAAATCGCTACGGACCCTTATGTTGGTAAGCTGACATTCTTCCGCGTATATTCCGGTGTACTGCAATCCGGCTCTTACGTACTGAATGCAACTAAAGGTAAGCGTGAGCGCATTGGTCGTATCCTTCAAATGCATGCGAACAGCCGTCAAGAAATTTCCGAAGTATTCGCCGGAGATATCGCAGCTGCCGTAGGTTTGAAAGATACGGGTACAGGTGATACACTATGTGATGAGAAGGACCCGGTTATCTTGGAGTCCATGAACTTCCCTGATCCGGTTATCGAAATCGCAGTTGAGCCTAAAACAAAAGCTGACCAAGATAAATTGGGTGTAGCTCTCGGTAAGTTGACTGAAGAGGATCCAACTCTTCGTGCACATACTGATGAAGAAACAGGCCAAACGATCCTGGCAGGTATGGGTGAGCTTCACTTGGACATTATCATCGACCGTATGCGTCGTGAGTTCAAAGTAGAAACCAACGTGGGTAAACCACAGGTAGCTTACCGCGAAACATTCCGTCAACCAGCTCGCGTTGAAGGTAAATTCGTTCGTCAGTCCGGTGGTCGTGGTCAATACGGTCACGTATGGGTTGAGTTCGAACCTCTGGAAGCAGGTAGCGGTAATCAATTCGAGAGCAAGGTTGTCGGTGGTTCTGTACCAAGAGAATACATTGGTCCAGCTCAACAAGGTATTGAAGAGCAAATGAAGAACGGTGTACTCGCCGGCTTCCCGCTTGTTGACGTTAAAGCAACAATCGTCGACGGTTCATACCATGATGTTGACTCCAATGAAATGGCGTTTAAAATCGCCGGTTCCATGGCTTTGAAAGCAGCTAAAGACAAGTGTAAGCCTGTCCTGCTCGAGCCTATTATGAAAGTTGAAGTTACCGTGCCTGAGGAATACATGGGCGACGTAATGGGTATGCTGAACTCCCGCCGTGGACGTATCGAAGGTATGGACTCCCGTGGTGGTACTCAAATTATCCGTGCGAAAGTACCTCTTTCCGAAATGTTCGGTTACTCCACTACCCTTCGCTCCGGTACACAAGGACGCGGTGTGTTCTCCATGGAAATCTCCCACTACGAAGAAGTTCCTAAGAATATCTCCGATGAAATTGTGTCCAAGATCAAAGGCGGAGAGTAA